One Lytechinus variegatus isolate NC3 chromosome 11, Lvar_3.0, whole genome shotgun sequence DNA segment encodes these proteins:
- the LOC121423429 gene encoding speract receptor, protein MAHARHLFLLLIAFTITMVTARLDFNPTIINQDRGRTKIKIGLLAEWTDTEGNQGVRGFPALGALPLAISLTNQDSNVLDGYDVQFEWVDTHCDINIGMHAVSDWWKRGFAGVIGPGCGCTYEGRLASALNFPMIDYVCDENPVSDKNLYPTFLRTIPPSIQVVEAIILTLQRYEWSRVSVVVENITKYLNIFETVKEKFEERNFEILHEEYYPGFDPWDEEMADPFTDIIQRTKVTSRIYIFLGDASDLRQFAMSALDDGMLDSGDYAILGAVVDLEVRDSQDYHSLDYILDTSEYLNQINPDYARLYKHREYTRTDDDHALEALKSVLIVTGAPVLKTRNWDRFSTFVIDNALDEPFNGELQLRAEIDFASVYMFDATMQLLEALDRTLAAGGDIYDGEEVVSTLFNTTYRSKTDTFYQFDENGDGVKPYVLLHRIPIPKGDGGATAGSLGMYPIGTFSRDDNGQWSFEEAMDDDDNVLRPIWFNRDEPPLDRPVCGFHGELCTDWGLYLGTSIPAFILVFGGLIGFFIYRKRAYEAALDSLVWKVDWSEVQTKSTETNSQGFSMKSMVVSAISVISNAEKQQIFATIGTYRGTVCAIHAVHKNHIDLTRAVRTELKIMRDMRHDNICPFIGACIDRPHICIMMHYCAKGSLQDILENEDIKLDSMFLSSLIADLVKGIVYLHSSEIKSHGHLKSSNCVVDNRWVLQITDYGLHEFKKGQKQDVDLGEHAILARQLWTAPEHLVQGKSMPPGGSPAGDIYSFAILLTELYSRQEPFHENDLDLAVILDRVKKREVPPYRPILNAVNAAAPDCVLSAIRACWADTPEERPNIIEVRSMLAPLQKGLKPNILDNMIAIMERYTNNLEELVDERTHELQKEKAKTEQLLHRMLPPSIASQLIKGIAVLPESFDMVSIFFSDIVGFTALSAASTPIQVVNLLNDLYTLFDAIIANYDVYKVETIGDAYMLVSGLPIRNGDRHAGQIASTAHHLLEAVKGFIVPHRPDVFLKLRIGIHSGSCVAGVVGLTMPRYCLFGDTVNTASRMESNGLALKIHVSPWCKEVLDKLGGYELEDRGLVPMKGKGEIHTYWLLGQDPSYKITKVKPPAQKLPQEVIEAAANRVIPDDA, encoded by the exons ATGGCACATGCACGTCACCTGTTCCTACTTCTGATCGCCTTTACGATCACGATGGTGACTGCGAGATTGGACTTCAATCCAACCATCATCAACCAAGATCGTGGCAGAACAAAGATTAAAATCGGACTGCTGGCAGAATGGACAGATACAGAAGGAAACCAAGGAGTAAGGGGCTTTCCCGCTCTCGGTGCTTTACCCCTGGCAATATCACTGACTAACCAAGATTCGAACGTTTTAGATg GCTATGACGTACAGTTTGAATGGGTTGATACTCACTGTGATATTAACATCGGAATGCATGCTGTTAGTGACTGGTGGAAACGGGGCTTTGCGGGTGTCATTGGACCGGGCTGTGGTTGTACATATGAGGGTCGTCTTGCATCTGCACTCAACTTCcctatgattgattac GTTTGCGACGAAAACCCAGTATCGGACAAAAATCTTTATCCAACTTTTCTTCGAACCATACCCCCTAGCATCCAGGTGGTTGAAGCAATTATCCTAACACTTCAAAGATATGAATGGAGTAGG gtGTCCGTAGTAGTTGAAAACATCACTAAGTACCTGAACATCTTTGAAACGGTTAAAGAAAAGTTTGAAGAGCGAAACTTTGAGATTCTCCACGAAGAATATTACCCGGGATTCGATCCTTGGGACGAGGAAATGGCCGACCCATTCACTGACATTATCCAACGAACCAAAGTAACGTCAAGAA TCTACATTTTCTTGGGCGATGCCAGCGATCTTCGTCAATTTGCTATGTCTGCCTTGGATGATGGGATGTTGGACTCGGGTGATTATGCGATTTTAGGTGCGGTCGTTGATTTAGAAGTGAGAGACAGTCAAGATTATCATAGTCTCGATT ATATCCTGGATACATCTGAATACCTAAACCAGATAAATCCCGACTATGCACGCCTCTATAAGCACCGAGAGTATACAAGAACCGACGATGACCACGCCCTTGAAGCACTGAAGAGCGTTCTCATTGTGACTGGAGCTCCCGTACTCAAAACAAGAAATTGGGATCGATTTTCAACCTTTGTCATTGACAACGCACTCGATGAACCTTTCAATGGCGAATTGCAACTTAGAGCTGAA ATTGACTTTGCATCAGTATACATGTTTGATGCTACAATGCAGCTACTAGAGGCATTGGATCGCACATTGGCAGCTGGTGGAGATATTTATGATGGGGAAGAAGTCGTTTCAACTCTCTTCAACACGACTTATCGAA GTAAAACTGACACTTTCTATCAATTTGATGAGAACGGAGATGGTGTAAAGCCCTATGTTCTTCTTCATCGCATACCTATACCGAAAGGAGATGGCGGGGCGACCGCTGGTTCTCTTGGCATGTACCCGATCGGGACATTTAGTAGAGATGATAATGGGCAATGG AGCTTTGAAGAGGctatggatgatgatgataatgttttgAGACCTATTTGGTTCAACCGAGATGAGCCTCCTCTTGACAGGCCTGTCTGTGGATTCCACGGGGAACTTTGCACAG ATTGGGGACTGTATCTCGGAACGTCGATACCAGCTTTCATCCTTGTTTTCGGAGGGTTAATCGGGTTCTTTATATACAG GAAACGCGCATACGAAGCAGCACTCGACAGTTTGGTCTGGAAGGTTGACTGGTCGGAAGTTCAAACTAAATCAACCGAAACTAATTCTCAAGGGTTCTCTATGAAGAGCATGGTGGTCAGTGCTATTTCGGTCATATCGAATGCTGAAAAGCAACAGATCTTCGCCACCATTGGAACATACAGG GGTACGGTCTGTGCTATCCACGCTGTTCATAAAAACCACATCGATTTGACAAGGGCTGTACGAACTGAACTGAAAATA atgcgTGATATGAGACACGATAACATTTGTCCGTTCATCGGAGCCTGTATTGACCGCCCCCATATCTGTATCATGATGCATTACTGTGCAAAGGGAAGCTTACAG GATATTCTTGAAAATGAAGACATCAAGCTGGACAGCATGTTCCTCTCTTCCCTGATTGCCGACCTGGTCAAAGGCATTGTCTATCTCCACAGCTCCGAGATCAAATCACACGGTCATCTCAAATCAAGCAACTGTGTGGTTGATAACCGCTGGGTGCTTCAGATCACCGACTATGGTCTCCACGAATTCAAGAAAGGACAAAAACAAGATGTTGATCTCGGTGAACATGCGATTCTAGCCC GTCAACTCTGGACAGCACCCGAGCATCTGGTACAGGGAAAGAGCATGCCTCCAGGAGGTTCGCCTGCAGGAGATATATATTCATTTGCTATCCTCCTGACTGAACTCTACTCAAGACAAGAACCATTCCATGAGAACGATCTAGACCTAGCAG TTATACTTGATCGAGTTAAGAAAAGGGAAGTGCCTCCGTATCGCCCGATTCTGAACGCAGTAAATGCTGCTGCACCAGACTGTGTGCTCAGCGCTATCCGTGCATGCTGGGCTGATACTCCTGAAGAACGACCAAACATCATCGAAGTTCGTTCCATGCTGGCACCGCTACAGAAAGGATT GAAACCTAATATTCTTGACAACATGATTGCGATCATGGAACGATATACCAACAACTTAGAAGAGCTGGTAGATGAACGGACGCACGAACTTCAGAAGGAAAAGGCAAAGACCGAGCAACTACTACATCGTATGCTTCCACC ATCGATTGCCTCACAGCTGATCAAGGGTATTGCTGTCTTACCGGAATCCTTTGATATGGTGTCCATCTTCTTCTCTGATATTGTTGGTTTTACTGCCCTGTCTGCTGCCAGTACACCTATCCAG GTTGTGAACTTGCTGAATGATTTATACACCCTTTTCGATGCCATCATTGCCAACTACGACGTGTACAAG GTTGAGACCATTGGTGATGCTTACATGCTTGTATCTGGATTGCCAATCCGTAATGGAGATCGTCATGCTGGTCAAATTGCCTCTACCGCCCACCATCTCCTGGAAGCCGTCAAAGGATTCATTGTACCTCATCGACCTGACGTGTTCCTCAAGCTTCGTATTGGTATCCATTCCG GTTCTTGCGTGGCTGGCGTTGTTGGTCTGACTATGCCCAGGTATTGTCTCTTTGGAGATACTGTCAACACTGCCTCCCGAATGGAATCAAATGGACTGG